ACTTGATTAAAAACTCCATTAGAGATTAATTGAAGAAATATTCATAAATTTAATCATTTATTTCAAGTATTATTGGCCCATCATCTTAACACTTGGTAATACTAGATTAATACTCATCGGTGATGCTGATGCCTGTGCGATACATTTGTGGAAACTGTGGATACATACTCTCAGTGTTCTACGAGGTTGGCCAGGACTACTACGGGGTTCCAACGCCAGAGGAGGTTTACAGGATTCACGGAGGGATTTGCCCCAAGTGTAAGCATGATCTCTCAATGCCAACCCTTAACGATATTCGTATAACGAGCGCTAGGAAGTATGAAGCAGGTGTAAAAATGCCTGTTGCGGGCAGGAAAGAGGTTTCAATTCACCATTAACCCACTTTTGTAAACAACTCCTCTATAATGCTGAAATCATATGTTTTCTTGTAATGCTTTAACTTCTCCACTACTGTTGCCTGATTCCATTTGAAATAACCTGCTATCACGTCCTTAAACGGCGATCGGAACATTAGATATGAGAAAACACTTGTGACATTCCGAGGGTTGTTAGACTTTCTCGCGCTTTCCCAGTCAATCAGCACCGGCCTGTTCCCGCACACCAGGATGTGGTCGCCAGGCCTGTTCAACTCTCCATGGTCTATTTTAACCTTGTCTAAAATGCTTAATTTCGCCAGTAGACCTTTAAACAAGGGAGGCAATGCTGGCAAGCCTCCTCTCAAAATACTGGTTTCAATGAACTCGTCGAAACCAATACACTCCCAGGGTGGGAGGAATTCTCTGAAGATGTAATCATCGTGTTCAATAAATAATCTTGGGACTAAACCTGTTTCATACGCCAGCTTCATCATTAAAGCCTCATGCCTCAAGCTCTCCCTCCTACTATCAAGCCTTCTAAGCTTCAAAACCCCTAATCCATGCTGTGCATGCTTAGCCAGCACGACAACCCCGGAAAACCCTTTTCCAATAAGCCTTAATCCTTGAAAACTCCAGCCTGTTTCGAGAAAGTATATGAAGCCTTTGGACAGGAGAGCTCTCAATCTTTGCTCGAAAACATCACATTTTGAATGAGGAAAACAAATTATCCTAGCCACGAAGTCGTCCGGCTTGGTCAACCAGTGCACTTCGCCATCCACGATGGCTTCTTCAAAACAAACTCCACCAGCCAAGCATATCCTCCTTTCTCCACGATTTCCTCCGCAATTTCAAGGTGGAGTCTCGAAACACTCGGGGTTATTGGTTTCAAATGAGGCGGAGAGTTATACTCGGAGGCTAACTCCCTCAGAGCGTCCACTATGCTGTACGTTCTACGCTTCCTCAAAGACCTGAGCCTTCCATCTTTACCAATCCATGGGCCATACTCGTTTTGAGAGTGTTTAGATATGAAGCTTTCACTTCTCTCCCTCACTGTTACCCTGGGTCCAATGTATAGCTTGTATTCCGGGATGGAACAAAGCGATGCTTCTAGAATAATATAAGCAACATCCTTCTCATTAGTCCATGTCGAAGAATCCATAATTTCGAAATCGCGATTATTAAGCAAGTTGACAACGTTCGTTTCAACCCGCTGTAGCTCCCCCCAGAGCACGTCGGGAGGCGGCGGGTCGGAAAGCGTGTACTTCAAAACTACTAAGCATCTATTAGTTGAATGCTTAACGACCTCGTCTATCGAAATAGGCTGAGGCTTGGCGTTGAAGAAATCGATGCTCGGGCTGTTTAAATAGCACCTCGCTCCTAGGATGAATGTTGAAAGGGTTTTCAAGCTAACGTTCGCGGTAACGTTTCTCAAAGGATCCACAGGGTCCGGCATGTAGATGACGGAGTCAGGGTATTTTCTCCGTAGCTTCTTTTTAAAAACCTCCCAGTCAACATTTTCGAGCGTGTTGATGAATATTGGTATTTCCCAATTAGAGGCTTCCTCAAGGATTTTTCTAAAAGACTTGTACTTGGCGACGAGAAGTTCCACCGCGTATCCGCTGAAACCCTTTGTTTTAAGCTCCGCGCCATACACTCCTATGGTTTTCATGAATTTTTTCAAAAGCCTAACCTGGTCCTTATCCTCGGGGGTGAGTGTTTTGTTAATGTATTCTGTGTGGAACGGGGTTCTATCTACAGCTGATACTATTTTTCCCGGGTCGGGTACTTTGAATGCTGGCACGAGGTCTGCTTCGACACCGTTAAGAAACACTCTCACGTATGGGTGTTCGGCAAACCTTAGCTCATATCTTCCAATCTCCTTGGCCGCTTCTAACAGAATGTTGAAACCTTTAGCCCTAAGCTCTTCCAATGTCATTGTGAGGGGGAAAAGCACGAATATGTCTAAATCTCTATCCCCTGAAAGCCAGGTATCATGCGCTATACTTCCCTGTAGCGTAACCTCTACTTGGATTCCTGAGCTTGAAGCCTTCTCCTCAATCTTCTCTGCTATTTTCTTATAAACGTTTTCGATAAGCTCGTATTCCTCTCTCTTAGGCTTAAGCATCTCTAGAACTTTTTTCTCAACATCCATGCTTTCTCACCGTACGGTTTAGACAATTTGCCGCCTTGCTAATCTAGTGATTTATAACACATGTCTGTGTAAATAGGCCCCCGCGGAGTAAGCGTACTCTTCTTTAAAACTATTCTTTCAACAGGGGTGGCACCGAAATCGGCATCCTTAAACTCCTCGATAAGCTTGACAAGCTTGTCCACGCCTTTTCCGCTTTTAACCCTTAACAGTGTTATGTGAGGAGTGAACTCCTCTCTATCCGCAGGAACTCTCAATCTGTGTAATTCTCTCTCAACCATGTTGTGAAGCTCAATAAGCTCGCTGGAACCCTCAGCGATCCCGGCCCACACCACTCTAGGCCTGTGTATTGTGGGGAAAACCCCCACTCCTTTGACATGCATTTCGAACCTTGAATGTTTAAGATTTGCGAGAACATTGCATACCTCTTCGACGACACTTACTGGTACCTCCCCGATGAAGCGAAGGGTTAGATGAATGTTTTCATCTTCGACAGGTTTCACGTCCGCACCGCTTGAAGCTATCAAATCTCTAATCCTTATCAAATTCCTTAATACATCCTGGTCTTTAATCTCTATTGCTATGAAAACTCTAAGCACCTCCTCTCTCATCGAGAACCCTTCCCACATCTCAGGTTATAATCCTTTAACCTTATATACTGTAGGGAAAGGATTGGTGAGCGTTTTTGAGACTCATCCTGGTCGTGGGTATGCCTGGTGCGGGGAAGACCGTGGTCATTGATGTTGCCAGGGAGCTCGGTTTGAAAGTATACAACATGGGTGATGTGGTTAGGGAGGAGGCATTGAAGCGTTTCAAAGCGATAACTCCTGAAACCATGGTTAAGACGTCGATACTGCTGAGAGAGGAGCATGGTCCAAGGATCATTGCTTTAAGAACGATAGAGAAGATCGATAGAAGCCTTAACACGGTTGTAATCGACGGTGCGAGAAGCCTTGAGGAGTTAGAAGAGTTTAGGAGACTGGGAGAGACGGTGATAATCGCGGTTCACGCTTCACCCAAGACAAGGTTTCAGAGATTACTTGAGAGACGTAGGAGTGGTGACCCAGCCACTTACGAAGAGTTTTTGAAAAGGGACATGGTTGAACTAGGGTTCGGCGTTGGAAACCTGATAGCCTTGGCCGACCATATGATTGTTAACGAGTCCAGCCTTGACGAGTTGAGGAGAAAAGCATTTGAACTATTCTCTAAGCTGGTGAGGAATAATGGTTAAGATAGAGGTTGAGGCTGAGGTAAGACCAACCGAAGACGTTGAAAAAGTCAAGCGGGCAGTGGTGAACGTTTACTCAGGAGATCTTGTTCTGGTGGGCGGGGGGAACTACAGCCTTCTAAGGGGAGTGTCAATGGATTTGCGCTCTCTAGAACCTTTGAGAAAGCTTATTAGGTCTCAGCAAATAGAGCCCGCCGCTAAATCATATCTACTCAGGAGGATGAGTAATGGAGAGTTAACTATCCTATTGCATAAACAGGCCGCTTTCGCCTCAAAAATCTCCTTTATCGATGATGCAAAGGAGTCGCCACTGGGTCCAATTAAAATCCACATAACCAGCGACAATCTTGAGGAAGTAGTAAACTACCTTACCGGTTAGACTCGGCATTGGCTCAGGAGTCTAAACCTCAATGGTAAGGTGTTAGCGAAACATTGAAGGCTACTCTGGGAGAAGCTTTCCCTATTTTCATCTATACAGCAATGCTTTATAACTCGGACATCTCTCGCGGGATCAAAGCATGCATAGTTACGTGGTATTCGAACCCTAAGCCCGCCCTCATGACCATTGCCGAGGCATGCCAATCCTTACATCAGACGAGACTGCACTAGCCAGCTAAGACCGAACCGATAGCTCTACCAGTTGTTCAGTGGTTGCGCGATATGTTAACTCGAATCCGCGATTTCGTTACTCGGTAGCGTTTGCAAGTGTGCAATCATGTCTGCGAACTTCGCTGTGAGACTACTTCGCAGGCTTTACGAGAAGATGAAGAGGTAGAGAGAAGAATTGGAGCGATGTCGCAAAGCAAGCTATGTAGAATACCTTGAGAGGATTAAAGATGTAGACGATGAAAAAGGTTTCGGAGAAAATTATAGAAGAGGTGCTAGGGCATATATGTTAGACCACGAGGATCTGAGCTCTTAAGTGAAAGCAAGCATTGAGGGAGAAGACGTCTGGGATAACGAGGTATATAATATAAGCATTGTAACAAACCCATATTGATAAAGAAGATGAATCGGAAAATTTACCTACGTAGCAGTTTTAACGGCGGTATAACACTACAGATCTTGAATCCCGCCGAGAATATGCTTACCCTAGCCGTTGTTTTGAATTTTCATCTCGAGCCCCTTTCTAAATAGTGGCTAAAGGACTAGCGTCATGTAATCGCGGGCGACTATCACGTTCTTGTGGAATCTTGAAGCATCAATGTACAGCTCGTTATCATCCGAGTATCGAGCGCTAATGTGGGTTAGTACTAAAAGCTTCACCCCTGCCCTGGAAGCAATCATTGCGGCATCGCCCGAGGTGGAATGCCCCTGCTCATGTGCCTCCTCCTTCATAGCGCTCGTGAAAGTTGCTTCGTGAATCAGGATGTCAGCGTTTCTAGAATACTCTATGGTGTTTGCCGAGGGTCCTGTGTCACCTGTGTAACTTATTACTTGTCTCCCAGCCTTAACAAGGAATCCATGGGCAGGGATCGTGTGTGCTACAGGGTATGGTATAACTGTTATTTTCTCATCAATGTATTCCCTCCCCTCGTCGATATCAATGAAGTTTAATTGGAAATCAATATTCATTAACCGTAGCTCCATGTATTTCTCTATTAAAGCGAAAAGCTCTTTCGGCGCCATCACGTTTAACGCCTCCTTTCTGTTCGAAAGGTGCATTGTCTGAAGAAGGCCGAATAAGCCTAAGTAGTGATCCCCGTGGAGGTGTGTAATGAATACTGTTTTGACTTTAAGAGGGCTTAGGCCGGTTTTAAGCATTCTTGACTGGCATCCCTCTCCAACATCCAAGAGGTAGATGTTAGAGTCGGCTTTCAAGGCTATGCATGGTAATCCCCTGTTTATTGGGATGGCGGCACCTGTTCCAAGCAAGTAAATTCTAATGTTCAAGCATTCTTCACCACGTAAACTATCCTGGTTAACCCGCTGTGGACGTAGTCATAATACTTCTCTACAAGATTTAATCCTGTGCGAGATATTATATCGTCAACGAAGTCTTCGAGAAACAGTGGTGCAAGAAAGGATGCATACCCGTTGCTTCTCACCCATGATGGTATTTTCTCGATAAACTGAGAGTAGATGGATGCAACGGCTTCACCGTGTGTACTAGCTCCTCTACCGTAAGGCGGGTCTGTTGCAACAGCGTCAATGCCCGATAGGTTGATTTCTGTGGAATCTCCGAGCACTGGTATGGCGTTAGCCTTATAGTATCTGAGGTTTTTCTCCATTCCGTGGACAAGGCCCCAGTCTAGCTCTATCCCGATAGAGGATATGCCAATAGCCGAAGCAATTATCGGTATTGTACCCGTACCGGCAAAAGGATCTGCTATCACATCTCCTTCTCTAACTCTTGCAAGATTTATCAATGCTTTCGCAAGCCTAGGGTTCAAAGCTATGCTCCGGTCGAAGGGCTTGTAAAACCCCTCGTTAAAACCTGGAATGCTGTCCCTATGCTTATGGGTTTTCACTCCTAGGAAGACTACCCCATTAGAAAAGAGCAACCGGTACTCGCAACCTTTCGAGTAGGAGGTATTGAGCCCTGTTGATTTGGTCAGCAGGGAAACATAACTTTCCACCGTTTTTTCACTAGCAGTTTTCTTCATATTGGAAACGTGTAGCCAGCCACGTGGAAGCGGATCCGGGAGTTGGAAGTTAAGCGCAGGATTCTCAGGGTCGTCTATACCTAAAATAATACCCGCCTCCCTCAGGAAGCCCGCCCTCTCCATAATTCCGCCAAGAATTCTAAAAGGCATTCTACTGGTGCATATCATGGTGGTACAGCTTAGCCCGACTTTGTAACCGTAGGTTTCGAGAAGGGCTTTCAACTCTCCAATGCTCAAGTATTCATTAGCCCCGTTTAACACGAAATATGCAACCGTCTCAGGCCCGTGTAATGATTTAAACTTCTCAGCACATGTTAATTCTTTATGCTGAACTGTTTGGCTCCTAATCAACCCGTTCCAACACCTTTCCAATAGCTTCAGCCACTCTCCCTGAGACATCAGCGTATTCGACTAAATCATCCTGTATTTTCAACCCTAAAGTGTTCGCTAAGATAACCTTTCTAACACCCGCGGCACGTATCTTCTCTAAGGCGTTTCCAATGAGCAAGCCGTGTGTAGCGGCCACGATTACAGAGGAAGCCCCTGCCTCCAGCAGTAGTTTCGAAGACTCAGCTATGGTGCCGCCGGTACTTATAATATCGTCTACTACAATTATGTCTTCTCCCCTGATCCTAATTTCGCGTGGCTGGTAAGATACTTGCCCCGTAATCCTGTCCCGAGTTTTTACTAGATAGTCAAATCTTAACCCTAGTTTCACTGCGGCGTGTTCCGCTCTTTTAAGGGCTCCCTTGTCAGGGGCTATGACAATAGGGTTTGATGAATACTTAAGAGCCTCTTGGACGAGGAGGTCTGACACTAGAAGATTTACAACTCTACCTTGAAACTCGGTTAGTTTATCTGGGTTGTGCGAGTCAACTGTTACTAGCCCTGTGGCTCCTAAATGCCTAAGTGTTTTCAGGACGATGCTGAAGGATACGGGTTCCCCAGCGAGGAAGAGTTTGTCCTGCCTCGAATACGCAAGGTATGGTATGACTAGTTTAACATCTACTGCTCCAGCCCTTAAACAGGCGTCAACCAGCATTAAGGTTTCCATAACGCTCTTATCTTGCCCCGGGTACATAGTGTTAACGACAACAGCTGTCCTAGAGCTAAGTAGGTCCGGGTTTTCAATTCTCACATATTGCTCGCCATCGGGAAACTCTTTCCAGAGAACCTTGGCTATAGGGTAATTCAGAGTTGAAGCTACTTTTACTGCCTGCTCTAAATAATTTCTACCAGGTACTATCACGGCGCTCATTAAACCACTCCTAGTTCAACTTATAAGGCTTTATTCATAAAAACCCTTATAGTGAGACCCAATGGGTTTTGATCCTGATCAACCCGGCGTTAAGGAAGCGGTTCTATGGGAGCCTTTACCGGGGGGAAGAGTGAAATGCAACCTCTGCCACAGGCGCTGTGTAATCGTGCAGGACGCTTACGGGGCTTGCGGCGTAAGATATAATCATGAGGGTAGGCTCTACACTTTAGTATACGGCATGCTCACTGCGGCTAACCCCGACCCTATTGAGAAGAAGCCCTTAATGCACTTCCACCCTGGTGCGTACGTTTTCTCGATCTCAACGGTAGGGTGTAACTTCTACTGTAAGTTTTGCCAGAACTGGGTGTTGAGTCAGACACGTAGGGAAAGGGTTTACGGCGAACTGTTCACGCCGGAGGAGGTGGTGGAGCAAGCTATTTCGAAAGGCTGCGTCGGTGTAAGCTACACTTACAACGAGCCCACAGTATTTTACGAGTTCATGCATGACGTCGCATTGTTGGCTAAGGAAAAGGGATTGTTTAACACTATAGTGACAAATGGTTATATGACACCTGAAGCGATCAGGATGCTTAGAGGGCTAATAGATGCCGCGACTGTTGATTTTAAAGCATCGGGAAACAAGGACTTCTACAGAAAGTTCATGGGGGTTCCAGATCCCGAACCGATTTTCGACTCTATCCTTGAGATGAAGAAGCAGGGATGGTGGATTGAAATAACTAATCTAATCGTGCCCGAGGTAGGTGATGGGGAGGAGGACTTGAAAAGGCTTGCGGAATGGGTTAGGGATAATTTAGGTGCTGAAACACCGTTCCACCTTCTAAGATTCCACCCGGAGTACCTGCTTAACGACTTGCCCCCGACTCCTGTGAAGACTTTGGAAAGGCTGGCTGAACTAGCCTTGGAGACTGGTTTAAAGCACGTGTACATTGGAAACGTGTGGGGTCATAGGCTGGAGAACACGTACTGTCCCTCATGCGGCAACCTTGTTGTGGAGAGGAAAGGGTTTTTCATAACAAAGTGGAAATTAACAAGCGAATTCAAATGCCAGGTCTGTAATTACCAATTAAACTTTAAAGGAGCCTTCCACGGTTCTAAATCAAGAGATTATTTAATGTGGTGGTGAAAATTCCCTACTACATTATCGTCTTAGGGACGGCGGGTAGCGGCAAGACTACTTTGACGAGTATGTTGATGAACTATCTCGACTCCCATCAGATGGATGTGGCGGCAGTGAACCTTGACCCTGCTGTGGAGGAGCTTCCTTATAATCCCGACGTTGACATTAGGGAGTGGGTGGATGCGCGTGAGGTGATGGTTAAGCGGGGGCTTGGTCCGAACGGTGCTTTAATAGCCTCCGTTGACATGCTCGCGCTCAACATTGGTGAGCTAAAGGATGAGGTGGATTCTCTTAAATCGAACTATATAATAATTGATACGCCTGGACAATTGGAAATATTTGCCTTCAGGGATTCAGGACCCGTTGTTTTGAGAACCATAATAGGGGATTCGAAAGCTGTGTCGCTATTTCTCATTGATGGCTTGTACGCGTTGAAACCTAGTAACTTGTTCTCGGCAATGCTTCTATCTGCTTCAACCTTCTTCAGGATAAAGTATCCACAGATTAATGTTTTCACCAAAATAGACTTGCTCTCTGAGGCCGAGTACTCTGGCCTGCTTTCAATGATTGAGAACCCGGAGGAATTGGCTAGCAGAGTTGTAGAGGATGCTGACATCAACCTTATGTGGTCTTCCGAAGAAGTATATGGTTTAGCTGAAAAATTATATTCGTTTGAATCCGTCCCGGTTTCAAATAACTCGGGACAAGGCTTTGACGATTTATACGCGCTCATACAGAGGGTTCTTGCAGGGGGAGAGGACTACCTTACCGAAGAGCCCAACCCCCTCTTATAGGATTAATATTTATTTTCCTGGACGCTCAATAAACTATTTTCAAATGATTAATTAAAGGTAGAGAGCATGATCGATAAGTTCTTCAACCCGAGTTCGGTGGCGATAATAGGAGCCAGCGATAAGCCGGGAAAAGTTGGGAAGGTAATACTTGAAAACTTTCTGAAAAAATTCAATGGGAAAATATATCCTGTAAACCCTAACTATGATGTGATAATGGGGTTGAAGTGTTATAAGAGTGTTCGAGAGCTTCCTGAGCCACCGGACTTAGCAGTAATAGTTATCCCAGCACCGAGCGTGCCAGAGGTGCTTGAGGAGCTGGGAGCCAAGGGCACTAAGGCCGTCATAATCATAAGCGGCGGGTTCAGGGAAACAAACACTCCCCAGGGTGAAATGCTTGAGGAGAAAGTGAAGGAAATAGCCGCGAAATACGGGATCAGGATCATAGGCCCCAACTGCATAGGGATATTTGACAACTGGAGCGGTGTCGACACCTTCTTCCTCCCCGAGGAGAAGATGAAGAGGCCTCCAAAAGGCTACGTTGGATTTATCAGTCAAAGCGGAGCGTTTGCATCAGCGATAATAGACTGGATGGCCTACAACAATATTGGAGTGTCAAGAGCCGTTAGCTATGGCAATAAGGTGGATGTTGACGACGTAGACTTGCTCAAGTTCTTCATGAGTGATGAAAAGACGAAAATAGTCTTAATGTACCTGGAAGGGTTAAAGACAAGCCGCGGGAAAGAGTTCATCAAGGTAGCTCGTGAACTCGTCAAAG
This is a stretch of genomic DNA from Thermosphaera aggregans DSM 11486. It encodes these proteins:
- a CDS encoding serine/threonine protein kinase; the protein is MAGGVCFEEAIVDGEVHWLTKPDDFVARIICFPHSKCDVFEQRLRALLSKGFIYFLETGWSFQGLRLIGKGFSGVVVLAKHAQHGLGVLKLRRLDSRRESLRHEALMMKLAYETGLVPRLFIEHDDYIFREFLPPWECIGFDEFIETSILRGGLPALPPLFKGLLAKLSILDKVKIDHGELNRPGDHILVCGNRPVLIDWESARKSNNPRNVTSVFSYLMFRSPFKDVIAGYFKWNQATVVEKLKHYKKTYDFSIIEELFTKVG
- the cca gene encoding CCA tRNA nucleotidyltransferase; translated protein: MDVEKKVLEMLKPKREEYELIENVYKKIAEKIEEKASSSGIQVEVTLQGSIAHDTWLSGDRDLDIFVLFPLTMTLEELRAKGFNILLEAAKEIGRYELRFAEHPYVRVFLNGVEADLVPAFKVPDPGKIVSAVDRTPFHTEYINKTLTPEDKDQVRLLKKFMKTIGVYGAELKTKGFSGYAVELLVAKYKSFRKILEEASNWEIPIFINTLENVDWEVFKKKLRRKYPDSVIYMPDPVDPLRNVTANVSLKTLSTFILGARCYLNSPSIDFFNAKPQPISIDEVVKHSTNRCLVVLKYTLSDPPPPDVLWGELQRVETNVVNLLNNRDFEIMDSSTWTNEKDVAYIILEASLCSIPEYKLYIGPRVTVRERSESFISKHSQNEYGPWIGKDGRLRSLRKRRTYSIVDALRELASEYNSPPHLKPITPSVSRLHLEIAEEIVEKGGYAWLVEFVLKKPSWMAKCTG
- the thpR gene encoding RNA 2',3'-cyclic phosphodiesterase; this encodes MREEVLRVFIAIEIKDQDVLRNLIRIRDLIASSGADVKPVEDENIHLTLRFIGEVPVSVVEEVCNVLANLKHSRFEMHVKGVGVFPTIHRPRVVWAGIAEGSSELIELHNMVERELHRLRVPADREEFTPHITLLRVKSGKGVDKLVKLIEEFKDADFGATPVERIVLKKSTLTPRGPIYTDMCYKSLD
- a CDS encoding AAA family ATPase; translation: MRLILVVGMPGAGKTVVIDVARELGLKVYNMGDVVREEALKRFKAITPETMVKTSILLREEHGPRIIALRTIEKIDRSLNTVVIDGARSLEELEEFRRLGETVIIAVHASPKTRFQRLLERRRSGDPATYEEFLKRDMVELGFGVGNLIALADHMIVNESSLDELRRKAFELFSKLVRNNG
- a CDS encoding RNA-binding domain-containing protein, with the protein product MVKIEVEAEVRPTEDVEKVKRAVVNVYSGDLVLVGGGNYSLLRGVSMDLRSLEPLRKLIRSQQIEPAAKSYLLRRMSNGELTILLHKQAAFASKISFIDDAKESPLGPIKIHITSDNLEEVVNYLTG
- a CDS encoding ribonuclease Z, producing MNIRIYLLGTGAAIPINRGLPCIALKADSNIYLLDVGEGCQSRMLKTGLSPLKVKTVFITHLHGDHYLGLFGLLQTMHLSNRKEALNVMAPKELFALIEKYMELRLMNIDFQLNFIDIDEGREYIDEKITVIPYPVAHTIPAHGFLVKAGRQVISYTGDTGPSANTIEYSRNADILIHEATFTSAMKEEAHEQGHSTSGDAAMIASRAGVKLLVLTHISARYSDDNELYIDASRFHKNVIVARDYMTLVL
- a CDS encoding TRM11 family SAM-dependent methyltransferase, encoding MIRSQTVQHKELTCAEKFKSLHGPETVAYFVLNGANEYLSIGELKALLETYGYKVGLSCTTMICTSRMPFRILGGIMERAGFLREAGIILGIDDPENPALNFQLPDPLPRGWLHVSNMKKTASEKTVESYVSLLTKSTGLNTSYSKGCEYRLLFSNGVVFLGVKTHKHRDSIPGFNEGFYKPFDRSIALNPRLAKALINLARVREGDVIADPFAGTGTIPIIASAIGISSIGIELDWGLVHGMEKNLRYYKANAIPVLGDSTEINLSGIDAVATDPPYGRGASTHGEAVASIYSQFIEKIPSWVRSNGYASFLAPLFLEDFVDDIISRTGLNLVEKYYDYVHSGLTRIVYVVKNA
- the prs gene encoding ribose-phosphate diphosphokinase, which translates into the protein MSAVIVPGRNYLEQAVKVASTLNYPIAKVLWKEFPDGEQYVRIENPDLLSSRTAVVVNTMYPGQDKSVMETLMLVDACLRAGAVDVKLVIPYLAYSRQDKLFLAGEPVSFSIVLKTLRHLGATGLVTVDSHNPDKLTEFQGRVVNLLVSDLLVQEALKYSSNPIVIAPDKGALKRAEHAAVKLGLRFDYLVKTRDRITGQVSYQPREIRIRGEDIIVVDDIISTGGTIAESSKLLLEAGASSVIVAATHGLLIGNALEKIRAAGVRKVILANTLGLKIQDDLVEYADVSGRVAEAIGKVLERVD
- the amrS gene encoding AmmeMemoRadiSam system radical SAM enzyme, with translation MGFDPDQPGVKEAVLWEPLPGGRVKCNLCHRRCVIVQDAYGACGVRYNHEGRLYTLVYGMLTAANPDPIEKKPLMHFHPGAYVFSISTVGCNFYCKFCQNWVLSQTRRERVYGELFTPEEVVEQAISKGCVGVSYTYNEPTVFYEFMHDVALLAKEKGLFNTIVTNGYMTPEAIRMLRGLIDAATVDFKASGNKDFYRKFMGVPDPEPIFDSILEMKKQGWWIEITNLIVPEVGDGEEDLKRLAEWVRDNLGAETPFHLLRFHPEYLLNDLPPTPVKTLERLAELALETGLKHVYIGNVWGHRLENTYCPSCGNLVVERKGFFITKWKLTSEFKCQVCNYQLNFKGAFHGSKSRDYLMWW
- a CDS encoding ATP/GTP-binding protein; protein product: MPYYIIVLGTAGSGKTTLTSMLMNYLDSHQMDVAAVNLDPAVEELPYNPDVDIREWVDAREVMVKRGLGPNGALIASVDMLALNIGELKDEVDSLKSNYIIIDTPGQLEIFAFRDSGPVVLRTIIGDSKAVSLFLIDGLYALKPSNLFSAMLLSASTFFRIKYPQINVFTKIDLLSEAEYSGLLSMIENPEELASRVVEDADINLMWSSEEVYGLAEKLYSFESVPVSNNSGQGFDDLYALIQRVLAGGEDYLTEEPNPLL
- a CDS encoding acetate--CoA ligase family protein produces the protein MIDKFFNPSSVAIIGASDKPGKVGKVILENFLKKFNGKIYPVNPNYDVIMGLKCYKSVRELPEPPDLAVIVIPAPSVPEVLEELGAKGTKAVIIISGGFRETNTPQGEMLEEKVKEIAAKYGIRIIGPNCIGIFDNWSGVDTFFLPEEKMKRPPKGYVGFISQSGAFASAIIDWMAYNNIGVSRAVSYGNKVDVDDVDLLKFFMSDEKTKIVLMYLEGLKTSRGKEFIKVARELVKVKPAVIYKAGKTSRGSMAAASHTAALAGDYSLYKSAIKQSGLIEAESFDEIMDIAKVFLTQPLMNGNKVYVVTDAGGVGVMLTDALTSQGFEMPRTPPDLKEELRSILPPHCIVENPIDLTGDTDDERYMKVLERILPRKEVDAVVVVALPQVPGIRGLLADYLIEAKNKYGKPIIAVAIGGEEARKISQKLESGGIPVFESPERAAKALKALYTYSMIKKEV